From Xenopus laevis strain J_2021 chromosome 7L, Xenopus_laevis_v10.1, whole genome shotgun sequence, one genomic window encodes:
- the LOC108696883 gene encoding NF-kappa-B inhibitor delta gives MNSPPSTSRDCRTYYTTPQTVKQLLEQKRQHKSSQASASLVEYNQEADAASSFVPHPTQDDEDLLFPRHGAHYNYPVLEDLYPSGSGPLYGQERRYDALRRDIPSCEAEMEVSFSPNTYVAPFSHDASWSGHSQASYPVAEPFLRVPGAVVPEMVPLDLEDARVEIQNLSPDQLLIRDEDGDTILNLYVARGLRCQSYAVAERYLQYGQLDTREHNGKSPLLVAAAANQPEIVYDLITLGADVNASDWKGQTVLHVAATYGFSDVLRVFLSLQRQQNFDVEARNYDGLTPLHCAVISLNSAYNSKRLQPNQENQQQERESMTCVQLLLQLGASCASQDIKSNKTVLHMAVQAGNIPLVKFLLNFAHTDLPALINLKAHGNTALHMAAALPSQRSTEYLIQLLLSSGGDPSMRNLENEQPAHLVPPGELSDQIKLLLKRRRITSSTRHQSSSSL, from the exons ATGAACTCTCCCCCCTCCACTTCCAGAg ATTGTCGAACGTACTATACCACTCCCCAAACTGTGAAACAACTGCTGGAGCAAAAGCGCCAACATAAGAGTTCCCAG GCATCTGCATCTCTTGTGGAATATAATCAGGAAGCAG ATGCTGCCAGCTCCTTTGTCCCGCACCCCACACAAGATGATGAAGACCTCTTGTTCCCAAGGCATGGTGCCCACTACAACTATCCTGTCCTGGAAGACCTGTATCCCTCAGGATCTGGGCCCTTGTATGGCCAGGAGAGGAGATATGACGCATTAAGGAGGGACATTCCGAGCTGTGAAGCAGAGATGGAG GTTTCCTTCTCACCCAACACCTACGTGGCTCCTTTTTCCCATGATGCCTCCTGGTCCGGACACTCCCAGGCTTCCTACCCTGTGGCTGAGCCTTTCCTGAGGGTACCGGGGGCTGTTGTTCCAGAGATGGTGCCACTGGACTTGGAAGATGCCAGAGTGGAAATTCAGAACCTGAGCCCAGATCAACTCCTAATCCGTGATGAGGACGGAGACAC GATTCTCAACCTGTACGTGGCGCGGGGGCTGCGCTGTCAGTCCTATGCAGTGGCTGAACGATACCTACAGTACGGCCAGTTAGACACCAGGGAACATAATGGGAAG TCTCCCCTCCTAGTGgctgcagcagccaatcagccaGAGATCGTGTACGACTTGATCACGCTGGGCGCCGACGTGAACGCTTCAGATTGGAAGGGCCAGACTGTTCTGCATGTGGCTGCAACATATGGATTCTCTGATGTACTGAGA GTCTTTCTATCTCTCCAGCGGCAGCAGAATTTTGATGTGGAGGCCAGAAACTATGATG GCCTGACTCCCTTACACTGTGCAGTAATCAGCCTCAATTCTGCCTATAATAGTAAAAGGCTTCAGCCCAACCAGGAGAACCAACAACAAGAGAGGGAAAGTATGACTTGTGTGCAACTCCTGCTGCAGCTCGGAGCCAGTTGTGCCAGTCAG GACATCAAGAGCAACAAGACGGTTCTCCATATGGCAGTGCAAGCTGGGAACATCCCTCTGGTCAAGTTTCTCCTGAATTTTGCCCACACTGACCTACCAGCCCTCATCAACCTGAAG GCCCATGGAAACACAGCTCTCCATATGGCAGCCGCTCTTCCTTCTCAGCGATCTACTGAGTACCTGATTCAGCTGCTCCTCTCCTCGGGGGGAGATCCAAGCATGCGCAACCTGGAGAACGAGCAACCTGCCCACCTGGTTCCACCTGGGGAGCTCTCTGACCAG ATAAAGCTCTTGCTGAAGCGCCGCCGCATTACATCATCAACACGCCACCAGTCATCTTCTTCCTTATAG